A stretch of the Prochlorococcus marinus str. MIT 0918 genome encodes the following:
- a CDS encoding DUF2939 domain-containing protein — MNVNFLRKKKIYSYAASLCLMLITYIYLTPYFSILGFKSAIEAKDSNKASKYIDFISVRRSLKDQLLQKAISGAQKQVSGSALGELSMLFINPILEKIVDATVEATITPSGLELLLTKGKISTINQEGISTPVSDNDQKKNNEPKINLHYNSVNTFILSSKMPNYSEPIVAFWKRSKITTWKLHRIDLPMQIKNEVK; from the coding sequence ATGAATGTTAACTTTTTAAGAAAGAAAAAAATTTATTCTTATGCTGCATCTTTATGTTTAATGCTTATAACTTATATTTATTTAACTCCTTACTTCTCAATTTTGGGTTTTAAATCTGCTATTGAAGCAAAAGATTCGAACAAAGCTAGCAAATATATTGATTTTATTTCAGTAAGGAGAAGTTTAAAAGATCAACTTCTTCAGAAGGCTATATCAGGAGCTCAGAAACAAGTCTCTGGATCAGCCTTAGGTGAACTTAGTATGCTTTTTATTAATCCAATTCTCGAAAAAATTGTTGATGCAACAGTAGAAGCCACAATTACTCCTTCCGGATTAGAACTGTTATTAACCAAGGGTAAAATTTCGACTATTAACCAAGAAGGAATAAGTACTCCTGTTTCAGATAACGATCAGAAAAAAAATAATGAGCCTAAAATTAATTTGCATTATAATTCAGTAAATACATTTATTTTAAGTAGTAAGATGCCAAATTATAGTGAACCTATAGTTGCTTTTTGGAAAAGGTCTAAAATTACAACTTGGAAGTTACATCGAATTGATTTGCCGATGCAAATAAAGAATGAGGTAAAATAA
- a CDS encoding peroxiredoxin: MALKIGDEIPDFSLLDQSGQCRSKKDFKGKPLILFFYPKDDTPGCTVEACGFRDKYDLFKILGARVCGISNGNEESHLKFALKNKLQYPLLCDKDNILRKLFGVPKFLGLLDGRVTYVIDSKGIIRHIFEDLINGPAHIKEAISVLKDFQN, from the coding sequence ATGGCTTTAAAAATAGGTGACGAAATACCCGATTTCTCATTACTTGACCAATCGGGACAGTGTAGAAGTAAAAAAGATTTCAAAGGGAAGCCTTTAATACTTTTTTTCTATCCTAAAGACGACACTCCTGGATGCACTGTTGAGGCTTGTGGCTTTCGTGATAAGTATGATTTGTTTAAAATCCTTGGAGCTAGAGTCTGTGGTATTAGCAATGGGAATGAAGAAAGTCATTTAAAATTCGCTTTAAAAAATAAACTTCAATACCCTTTACTTTGTGATAAAGATAATATACTAAGAAAGTTATTTGGTGTACCTAAATTCCTAGGATTATTAGATGGAAGAGTAACTTATGTTATAGACTCTAAAGGAATAATTCGTCATATTTTTGAAGATCTTATTAACGGTCCTGCTCATATCAAAGAAGCTATAAGTGTCTTAAAAGACTTTCAAAATTAA
- a CDS encoding dTDP-glucose 4,6-dehydratase: MEALCSLDDKNILVTGGAGFIGSHLIDLIVKQENPKKVVVASNFFLGRLANLSEAKESFPDLIIERCDVGDFEEINEVILNHSIDIVFNLATIPLISSLTKPEWSLKKNLDMTINICKLLREEKFASLIQYSSSEALGTVRKLPMGNDHPSFPETPYAASKLATDHIALSYFNTFGCDVAVIRPFNQYGPRQNAHKFAALIPILIKKMRKDEDIFISGDGLQTRDFIFVKDTVKATLELFKHPQTRGKIIHIGSGKEISVLSVVKKVASLMNYTKEFKFIEKRKGDVRRHCADISEANQLINWTPQTNFNEGIKETVEWYKSHPEAFQASIL; this comes from the coding sequence ATGGAAGCACTATGTTCTCTTGATGATAAAAACATCCTGGTAACAGGTGGTGCTGGTTTTATAGGAAGTCACCTTATAGATTTAATTGTCAAGCAAGAAAATCCAAAGAAAGTAGTAGTAGCATCAAATTTTTTTCTTGGCAGGTTAGCGAATTTATCAGAAGCAAAAGAATCATTTCCAGATTTAATCATTGAAAGGTGTGATGTTGGTGATTTCGAAGAAATTAATGAGGTGATATTGAATCACTCTATAGATATTGTTTTTAATTTAGCCACCATACCTCTTATTTCATCCTTAACAAAACCCGAGTGGTCACTAAAGAAAAATTTAGACATGACGATTAATATTTGTAAGCTATTACGCGAAGAAAAGTTTGCATCTCTAATCCAATATTCATCCTCAGAAGCATTAGGAACTGTTAGGAAACTTCCAATGGGAAATGATCACCCTAGTTTCCCAGAAACTCCATATGCTGCTTCAAAATTAGCCACAGATCACATAGCACTTTCTTATTTCAACACCTTTGGGTGTGATGTTGCTGTAATAAGACCATTTAATCAATACGGTCCGAGACAAAATGCACATAAATTTGCAGCGTTAATACCAATATTAATTAAGAAAATGCGCAAAGATGAAGATATATTTATTTCTGGCGATGGCCTTCAAACAAGAGATTTTATCTTTGTAAAAGATACAGTTAAAGCAACATTAGAATTATTTAAACATCCTCAAACCCGAGGTAAAATAATTCATATTGGCAGTGGGAAAGAAATAAGTGTTTTGTCAGTTGTTAAAAAAGTTGCTTCATTAATGAATTACACAAAAGAGTTTAAGTTTATCGAAAAGAGAAAAGGAGATGTTAGAAGACATTGTGCTGATATTAGTGAAGCTAATCAACTTATTAATTGGACACCTCAAACTAATTTCAATGAAGGCATAAAAGAGACTGTTGAATGGTATAAATCACATCCAGAGGCTTTTCAAGCAAGCATTTTATAA
- a CDS encoding outer membrane protein yields the protein MKMLFKLIKGAIVAGSLLFNSASEVLSEEVEFKIRKGDGYVEMIEVEDHGFYLTFSSGVLFPSEDTYVYQHSSGRRYKDDITSGFSGEMGIGYKYNDYLRSELSYQLDSIHINTENSATPLVSYASIHSLFINSSYFFGNIEFTKMTPYIGAGLGISLMDTNCACRGKEDLSSGLAYQFKGGISYPFNKKIETFGEVTYRNLEETVINGWTTQPIKRTIFSVGIRYKL from the coding sequence ATGAAAATGCTTTTTAAGTTAATCAAAGGAGCAATAGTTGCAGGATCTCTTTTATTCAATTCAGCTTCTGAAGTGCTTTCCGAAGAGGTCGAGTTCAAGATTAGAAAGGGAGATGGATATGTTGAGATGATTGAAGTAGAGGATCATGGGTTCTATTTAACGTTTAGCTCAGGCGTTCTTTTCCCATCGGAAGACACTTATGTTTATCAGCATTCTTCAGGAAGGAGGTATAAAGATGATATAACTAGTGGCTTTTCTGGAGAGATGGGTATTGGATATAAATACAATGATTATCTCAGGAGCGAATTATCCTATCAATTAGATTCAATTCATATAAACACTGAAAATTCGGCGACTCCTCTTGTCTCATATGCATCAATTCATTCCTTATTTATAAATAGCAGCTACTTTTTTGGAAACATAGAATTTACTAAAATGACACCATACATTGGAGCTGGGTTGGGAATTTCACTTATGGATACTAATTGTGCCTGTCGTGGTAAAGAAGATTTGTCTTCAGGTTTGGCTTATCAATTTAAAGGTGGAATCTCTTATCCTTTTAACAAAAAAATAGAAACCTTTGGTGAAGTTACATACAGAAATTTAGAAGAGACAGTTATTAATGGATGGACTACTCAACCTATTAAAAGAACCATTTTTTCTGTTGGTATCCGCTATAAACTTTAG
- the ychF gene encoding redox-regulated ATPase YchF yields the protein MLKVGIVGLPNVGKSTLFNALIANAQAQAANFPFCTIEPNVGIVSVPDDRLNLLGALSNSKDLIPTRIEFVDIAGLVKGASQGEGLGNKFLANIREVDAIVHVVRCFEDENVVHVSGSVDPIRDIEVINLELGLSDLSQIDKRMARLKKQILNSKDSQFEHSLLERIKTELESGGLVRNISFNQEEINIIKPLGLLTFKPIIYASNLSEDELCSGNVNSENVFKLASKEQAKSVRISAQVEAELIDLGDEERLDYLHALGVKEAGLQSLIRVSYDLLGLRTYFTTGEKETKAWTIKLGMTAPQAAGVIHTDFEKGFIRAQTINYQKLIEAGSLSEAKSKGWIRSEGKEYIVQEGDVMEFLFNV from the coding sequence ATGCTTAAAGTCGGAATAGTAGGGCTTCCTAACGTTGGAAAGTCCACTTTATTTAACGCCCTTATTGCAAATGCGCAAGCACAAGCAGCTAATTTCCCTTTTTGTACAATTGAACCAAACGTGGGAATTGTCTCAGTTCCAGATGACCGTTTGAATTTGCTCGGGGCGCTGAGTAATAGTAAAGATTTAATTCCAACACGAATTGAATTTGTCGATATTGCTGGTTTAGTTAAAGGAGCAAGTCAAGGAGAAGGTTTGGGAAATAAGTTTTTAGCAAATATTCGTGAAGTTGATGCAATCGTTCATGTTGTGCGTTGTTTTGAAGATGAGAATGTTGTTCATGTTTCAGGATCTGTTGATCCTATAAGAGATATAGAGGTTATAAATTTAGAACTTGGTTTGTCAGATCTAAGTCAAATTGACAAACGAATGGCAAGACTGAAGAAACAAATACTTAATAGTAAAGATAGCCAGTTTGAACACTCTTTATTAGAAAGAATTAAGACGGAACTTGAGAGCGGAGGTTTGGTAAGAAATATTTCCTTTAACCAAGAAGAAATTAATATAATCAAGCCTCTGGGCTTGCTTACTTTTAAGCCAATAATCTATGCATCAAATTTAAGTGAAGATGAACTTTGTTCAGGCAATGTTAATTCAGAAAATGTTTTTAAACTAGCATCGAAAGAACAAGCTAAGAGCGTAAGAATTTCAGCTCAAGTAGAAGCTGAATTGATAGACTTAGGAGATGAAGAAAGATTGGATTATCTTCATGCTTTAGGAGTTAAAGAAGCAGGATTGCAAAGCTTAATAAGAGTTTCTTATGATCTTTTAGGATTAAGAACATACTTCACTACTGGAGAGAAAGAAACTAAAGCTTGGACAATTAAATTAGGCATGACAGCTCCTCAGGCTGCAGGAGTCATTCATACAGATTTCGAGAAAGGATTTATTCGAGCTCAAACTATTAATTATCAAAAATTGATTGAAGCAGGTTCTCTGTCTGAGGCTAAAAGTAAGGGATGGATACGTAGCGAAGGTAAGGAATATATAGTTCAAGAAGGAGATGTAATGGAGTTCTTATTTAATGTTTGA
- a CDS encoding efflux RND transporter periplasmic adaptor subunit: protein MKGLSKKKVINLFSFLIVIILANVIFKAGPGQKQKKDLSSFTVIAEEGKLPSVINSSGELQAQKSLNVNPSRQGIIEDIYVKEGDEVNKGQLIAKIEDRDFKFRFDEMEADFQNKEASFERRKELFLQGGISKETYDGFMKDFLISKAKLNQIKIEGEELFIKAPLKGIITSRYAEPGTFVSPNSRNSNNESSVQSAVVEISQGIEVISKVPESDIGRIQIGQKGSVRVEAFPDERFSAFVSDIAPRAIRNNNVTSFEVALSIINPPKKLRIGMTVDIEFKVSQSALSTIVPTVSIVTKDGEPGLLIVGENKEPVFQKVDLGSSSGNKTAIIKGINPGDKIFIDIPPWSKKKRN, encoded by the coding sequence ATGAAAGGTCTAAGTAAAAAAAAGGTAATCAATCTTTTCTCATTTTTAATAGTGATAATTCTTGCCAATGTTATTTTCAAGGCAGGACCAGGTCAAAAACAAAAAAAAGATTTGTCAAGCTTTACAGTTATAGCTGAAGAGGGAAAATTACCTTCAGTGATTAACTCAAGTGGAGAATTGCAAGCTCAAAAAAGTTTAAATGTAAACCCTTCACGCCAAGGAATAATTGAGGATATTTATGTCAAAGAAGGTGATGAAGTCAACAAAGGTCAACTAATTGCCAAAATAGAAGACCGTGATTTCAAATTCCGGTTTGATGAAATGGAAGCAGACTTTCAAAACAAAGAAGCTTCTTTTGAGCGTCGAAAAGAATTGTTTCTTCAGGGGGGTATTAGCAAAGAAACCTATGATGGTTTCATGAAAGATTTTTTAATAAGCAAAGCCAAACTGAATCAAATCAAAATAGAAGGAGAAGAATTGTTTATAAAAGCACCACTCAAAGGAATAATAACCTCACGTTATGCTGAGCCTGGAACTTTTGTATCGCCTAATTCTCGCAATTCAAATAATGAAAGTTCAGTACAAAGTGCGGTTGTGGAAATTTCTCAGGGCATAGAAGTAATTTCAAAAGTACCTGAAAGTGATATTGGCCGCATACAAATTGGCCAAAAAGGCAGTGTTCGAGTTGAGGCTTTTCCTGATGAACGCTTTAGTGCATTTGTTAGTGATATAGCCCCTAGAGCAATAAGAAATAATAATGTAACGTCATTTGAAGTAGCCTTATCTATTATTAATCCTCCAAAAAAGCTTCGTATAGGAATGACTGTTGATATCGAGTTTAAAGTTTCACAATCTGCCTTAAGTACTATTGTCCCAACTGTCTCAATAGTGACAAAGGATGGAGAACCAGGTTTATTAATAGTCGGAGAAAATAAAGAGCCCGTTTTCCAGAAAGTTGATCTGGGCTCAAGTAGCGGAAACAAAACAGCAATTATTAAAGGAATTAATCCAGGAGATAAAATCTTTATTGATATTCCACCTTGGTCTAAAAAGAAAAGAAATTAA
- the polA gene encoding DNA polymerase I: MSKENIKPTLLLVDGHSLAFRSFYAFSKGQEGGLSTKEGIPTSVTYGFLKSLLDNCKSLSPQGITIAFDTAQPTFRHQIDPNYKANRDVAPEIFFQDLAQLQTILKETLNLQILTAPGYEADDVLGTLANRAADNGWQVRILSGDRDLFQLVDDSRDIAVLYMGGGPYAKSGSPLLINEDGVIAKLGVIPKDVIDLKALTGDSSDNIPGIKGVGPKTAINLLKENKNLNGIYKSLYLLEKEGIKSSHGVIKGALKTKLKEGKENAYLSQKLAEIIVDVPIKKDIAFELNYINNNKLNEALLKLELFSLVRQIPIFSAAFSQGGFNANKDSINNENIEINKADKPLKQTSALTNHNQLPNIQPQVILSLFELQSLVNKLMQCTLESTPVAIDTETTSLNPFKAELVGIGFCWGDALDDIAYIPLKHNSLESSQIGKENKQLPLLDVITTLTPWLSSSKHPKVLQNAKYDRLIFLHHGIPLEGVALDTLLADYLCNSTNKHSLDEISKREFGITPTSYNDLVQKNQTFKDVDIQTASLYCGMDVYLTRKLSFQLQVQLKNMGRDLINLLEKVEQPLEPILADMEARGICIDIPYLKKLSNELNTTLITLEKQSYKIADTEFNLNSPKQLGQILFERLALDKRKSRKTKTGWSTNANVLEKLEQDHPLVPLLIEHRTISKLLSTYVDALPQLVEADTGRVHTDFNQAVTATGRLSSSNPNLQNIPIRTEFSKRIRKAFLPQESWKLLSADYSQIELRILAHLSGEEILQEAYKKGNDVHTLTAKILLGKDSINSDERRLGKTINFGVIYGMGPQRFARSTGVSQADAKDFLKRFKERYAKVFSFLELQERLALSKGYVETLLGRRRYFQFEKDGLGRLLGENPMDIDLNHARRAGMEAQQLRAAANAPIQGSSADIIKIAMVKLATQIKESHLSANLLLQVHDELVLELDPSVEKEVEKLVISTMENAVQLSVPLVVQTAFGENWMDAK, translated from the coding sequence ATGTCTAAAGAGAACATAAAACCTACCTTGTTACTTGTTGATGGGCATTCACTTGCTTTTCGAAGTTTTTACGCATTCAGCAAAGGCCAAGAAGGTGGTTTAAGTACAAAAGAAGGCATACCTACAAGCGTCACATATGGCTTTCTAAAAAGTCTTTTAGATAACTGTAAATCTCTTAGCCCTCAAGGTATAACAATTGCATTCGATACTGCCCAACCAACATTTCGTCATCAAATAGATCCAAATTACAAAGCAAATAGAGATGTTGCTCCTGAAATATTCTTCCAAGACCTAGCACAACTTCAAACAATCCTAAAAGAAACTCTCAATCTTCAAATACTTACAGCTCCTGGTTATGAAGCAGATGACGTTCTTGGTACACTAGCCAATAGGGCAGCAGATAATGGTTGGCAAGTAAGAATACTTTCTGGGGATAGGGATCTGTTTCAACTTGTTGATGATTCTAGAGATATAGCCGTTTTATATATGGGAGGAGGACCCTACGCTAAGAGTGGAAGCCCTTTGCTTATCAATGAAGATGGGGTAATAGCTAAACTAGGTGTAATACCTAAAGATGTAATAGACTTAAAGGCTTTAACCGGTGACAGTTCAGATAATATTCCTGGCATTAAAGGAGTTGGACCAAAAACAGCTATCAATTTACTTAAAGAGAATAAAAATCTAAACGGAATATATAAGTCTCTATATCTCTTGGAAAAGGAAGGAATAAAATCTTCCCATGGTGTTATTAAAGGTGCATTAAAAACAAAACTGAAAGAAGGTAAAGAAAATGCTTATCTTTCTCAGAAGCTAGCAGAAATAATTGTAGATGTTCCAATTAAGAAAGACATAGCCTTTGAACTGAATTATATTAACAATAATAAACTAAATGAAGCACTATTAAAGTTAGAACTCTTTAGTCTTGTTCGTCAGATTCCAATATTTTCAGCAGCCTTTTCCCAAGGTGGTTTCAATGCAAATAAAGATTCTATAAATAACGAAAATATTGAAATTAATAAAGCTGATAAGCCACTAAAACAAACATCTGCTCTAACAAATCACAATCAACTTCCTAATATTCAGCCTCAAGTAATTTTGTCACTATTTGAACTTCAAAGTCTTGTAAACAAATTAATGCAATGCACACTTGAAAGCACTCCGGTCGCCATTGACACAGAAACAACAAGTTTAAACCCATTTAAAGCAGAGCTGGTTGGAATTGGTTTTTGCTGGGGAGATGCTTTAGATGACATTGCATATATTCCGTTAAAACACAACTCTTTAGAGTCATCACAAATCGGAAAAGAAAACAAACAATTACCCCTACTAGATGTAATAACAACTCTTACCCCGTGGCTATCAAGTTCTAAACACCCCAAAGTTCTTCAAAATGCAAAATACGATCGTCTTATCTTTCTTCATCATGGTATCCCATTAGAAGGAGTAGCACTTGATACTCTTCTTGCAGACTATCTTTGCAATTCAACGAACAAACATAGTTTAGATGAAATCTCAAAAAGAGAATTTGGGATTACGCCAACTAGCTATAACGATCTGGTTCAAAAAAATCAAACTTTTAAAGACGTTGATATTCAAACAGCAAGCCTTTATTGCGGCATGGATGTATATCTCACTAGAAAGCTTTCTTTTCAATTACAAGTCCAATTAAAAAATATGGGTCGAGATCTAATTAATCTCTTAGAGAAAGTTGAACAACCACTTGAACCAATACTTGCCGATATGGAAGCAAGAGGAATCTGTATAGATATCCCATACTTAAAAAAGTTATCTAATGAACTCAATACAACATTAATAACTTTAGAAAAACAATCCTATAAAATCGCAGATACTGAATTTAATTTAAATTCCCCAAAACAATTGGGTCAAATACTTTTTGAAAGATTAGCTCTTGACAAAAGAAAATCTCGTAAAACAAAAACAGGTTGGAGCACAAATGCAAATGTCTTAGAGAAACTAGAACAAGATCATCCATTAGTTCCTCTATTAATAGAACATCGAACAATTAGCAAACTACTGAGCACATATGTAGATGCTCTCCCACAACTTGTTGAAGCAGACACCGGGAGAGTTCATACAGATTTCAACCAGGCTGTAACAGCAACAGGCCGATTAAGCAGTAGCAATCCAAATTTACAAAACATTCCAATCAGAACTGAATTTAGCAAGAGAATAAGAAAAGCTTTTCTTCCTCAAGAAAGCTGGAAGTTATTAAGCGCTGATTACTCACAAATAGAATTGCGTATTTTAGCCCATCTTTCGGGGGAAGAAATTTTACAAGAAGCTTATAAAAAGGGGAATGATGTGCATACTTTAACTGCAAAAATCCTCTTAGGAAAAGATTCCATAAACTCAGACGAGCGACGTCTAGGGAAAACAATCAATTTTGGTGTGATATATGGAATGGGACCCCAACGTTTTGCAAGGTCTACAGGTGTTTCTCAAGCTGACGCAAAAGATTTTCTTAAGCGATTCAAAGAAAGATATGCAAAAGTCTTTTCCTTTCTTGAGCTTCAAGAAAGACTTGCTCTAAGCAAAGGCTATGTCGAAACACTGTTAGGAAGGCGGCGATACTTTCAATTTGAAAAAGATGGACTGGGCAGACTTCTAGGAGAAAACCCAATGGACATAGACCTTAATCATGCAAGACGTGCAGGCATGGAAGCTCAACAACTACGTGCTGCAGCCAATGCACCAATTCAAGGTTCTAGTGCAGATATCATTAAAATCGCAATGGTAAAACTAGCCACACAGATCAAAGAGTCACACTTGTCTGCGAACCTACTATTACAAGTTCATGATGAATTAGTTTTAGAGTTAGATCCATCAGTAGAAAAGGAAGTAGAAAAACTAGTGATTAGTACAATGGAAAATGCAGTTCAACTTAGTGTCCCTTTAGTTGTTCAAACAGCTTTTGGAGAGAACTGGATGGACGCTAAGTAA
- the cysS gene encoding cysteine--tRNA ligase — protein sequence MSLRLTNTLTRQTEEFTPLKEGEVSIYCCGVTVYDLCHLGHARSYIAWDVLRRFLLSKGYKVTFVQNFTDIDDKILAKAAKENSTMQQVSEKNITEFYLDMDALGILRPDRMPRATKCIDGICSMIKELEKKGAAYSVDGDVYFSVMKYSEYGKLSRRDLSKQQLNADGRITIKEETRKEHSFDFALWKSAKKDEPSFPSPWGQGRPGWHIECSAMVLKELGETIDIHLGGADLIFPHHENEIAQSEKATGKKLARYWLHNGMVNVEGQKMSKSLGNFTTIRALLEQGVSPMTLRFFVLQAHYRKPLDFTVTALDAASAGWKGLNKALSIGQASYQTLNWPKPEMNLQTNRLHKSDQLKEGFIEYKQRFIDALNDDINTSVALAILFELAKPLRSLANEIDHEIFTSISNLEKSELYSRWSLLVELANILGLKAELPKKETSNQSNALTKEEIQAAIKARTEAKLSKNFIRADKIREGLKAKGVELTDKPGGITDWIQT from the coding sequence GTGTCCCTAAGGTTAACCAACACTCTCACAAGACAAACAGAAGAATTCACTCCATTGAAAGAAGGGGAAGTAAGTATTTACTGCTGTGGTGTCACAGTTTATGATTTATGTCATTTAGGCCATGCAAGGAGCTATATAGCTTGGGATGTTTTGAGGAGATTTCTTCTTTCAAAAGGATATAAAGTGACTTTTGTTCAAAACTTTACGGATATTGATGACAAAATTTTGGCTAAAGCAGCCAAAGAGAACTCTACAATGCAACAAGTTAGCGAAAAAAATATTACTGAATTTTATTTAGATATGGACGCTCTTGGCATATTGCGTCCTGATCGAATGCCTAGAGCTACAAAGTGTATTGATGGGATTTGTTCAATGATTAAAGAATTAGAAAAGAAGGGTGCGGCATATTCAGTTGATGGTGATGTCTACTTCTCTGTTATGAAGTATTCAGAGTATGGAAAACTAAGTAGACGTGACCTATCAAAACAACAACTAAATGCAGATGGTCGTATCACAATCAAAGAAGAAACTCGTAAGGAGCACTCTTTTGATTTTGCACTTTGGAAAAGTGCAAAAAAAGATGAACCAAGCTTTCCTTCTCCCTGGGGCCAAGGGAGGCCTGGCTGGCATATAGAGTGCTCTGCAATGGTTCTTAAAGAGTTAGGAGAAACAATTGATATTCATTTAGGAGGTGCTGATCTAATCTTTCCACATCATGAAAATGAAATTGCTCAATCTGAAAAGGCTACTGGTAAAAAATTAGCAAGGTATTGGCTACATAATGGGATGGTTAATGTTGAAGGGCAAAAAATGAGTAAGTCACTTGGAAACTTTACAACAATCAGAGCTTTACTTGAGCAAGGGGTTTCTCCTATGACATTAAGGTTTTTTGTTTTACAAGCACATTACCGAAAACCTCTAGATTTTACGGTAACAGCTCTTGACGCTGCATCAGCAGGATGGAAAGGACTTAATAAAGCTCTTTCAATAGGCCAGGCAAGTTATCAAACACTTAATTGGCCAAAGCCTGAGATGAATTTGCAAACGAATAGGCTTCACAAATCTGATCAGTTAAAAGAGGGGTTTATTGAATATAAACAACGATTTATAGATGCATTAAATGATGACATCAATACATCTGTAGCTCTTGCTATCCTTTTTGAACTTGCCAAGCCATTGAGGTCATTAGCTAATGAAATTGACCATGAAATCTTCACGTCAATTTCTAATTTAGAAAAGAGTGAGTTATATTCAAGATGGTCACTTCTCGTAGAATTAGCAAATATTCTAGGTCTCAAAGCTGAGTTGCCTAAGAAAGAAACCTCTAATCAAAGTAATGCATTAACTAAGGAGGAAATTCAAGCCGCAATTAAAGCACGTACAGAAGCTAAACTTTCCAAGAATTTTATTAGAGCAGATAAGATAAGGGAAGGGTTAAAAGCTAAAGGGGTTGAATTAACCGATAAGCCTGGTGGAATAACAGACTGGATTCAAACCTAG
- a CDS encoding 1-deoxy-D-xylulose-5-phosphate reductoisomerase, with protein sequence MKAISVLGSTGSIGTQTLEIAQEFPEEFTVVALTAGKNLDLLIEQIKQHEPELVALADEIHLPELKERLEILPPKDKPKNLPQLVAGNEGLQTAAAWSNSDLVVTGIVGCAGLLPTLAAIKAGKDIALANKETLIAAGPVVLPELKRSGSRLLPADSEHSAIFQCLQGTPWAENARLSTGIPTPGLRNIQLTASGGAFRDWGAEDLKNATVKDATSHPNWSMGKKITVDSATLMNKGLEVIEAHYLFGLDYDNIEIVVHPQSIIHSMIELADSSVLAQMGWPDMKLPILYAMSWPERVETPWKRLNLSEVGQLTFNKPNTTKYPCMELAYAAGKAGGTMPAVLNAANEEAVALFLKEKIHFLNIPKVIEAACENHKPDFSSSPKLDDVIDVDIWARKAVRAEVQKNSSQITMASYN encoded by the coding sequence GTGAAAGCCATAAGCGTGCTGGGTTCAACTGGTTCTATTGGCACCCAAACCCTTGAAATAGCCCAGGAATTCCCAGAAGAATTCACCGTAGTTGCTTTAACAGCAGGGAAGAATCTTGATTTACTCATAGAGCAAATTAAGCAACACGAACCAGAATTAGTCGCACTCGCAGATGAAATTCATTTACCTGAACTTAAAGAACGTTTAGAGATATTACCTCCTAAAGACAAACCAAAGAATCTTCCCCAATTAGTTGCAGGTAATGAAGGGTTACAAACAGCAGCTGCATGGAGCAATTCCGATCTTGTCGTGACTGGCATTGTTGGCTGTGCTGGTCTTCTCCCAACTCTAGCTGCAATCAAAGCAGGGAAAGACATAGCTCTTGCCAATAAAGAAACTTTAATAGCAGCAGGCCCAGTTGTTCTGCCTGAATTAAAGCGTAGTGGAAGTAGACTCCTTCCTGCAGATTCTGAGCATTCAGCAATATTTCAATGTCTACAAGGAACACCATGGGCTGAGAATGCTCGCCTATCAACAGGTATCCCAACACCTGGATTAAGAAACATTCAATTAACTGCTTCTGGTGGTGCCTTTCGTGATTGGGGCGCAGAGGATTTAAAAAATGCCACTGTAAAAGATGCTACTAGCCATCCCAATTGGAGCATGGGCAAAAAAATAACAGTGGATTCAGCAACCTTAATGAATAAAGGTCTAGAAGTAATTGAAGCCCATTATTTATTTGGTCTTGATTACGACAACATAGAAATAGTCGTTCACCCTCAAAGTATTATTCATTCAATGATTGAATTAGCAGATTCTTCAGTTTTAGCTCAAATGGGCTGGCCAGACATGAAACTACCTATTTTATATGCAATGAGTTGGCCAGAAAGAGTTGAAACCCCATGGAAAAGACTAAACCTTTCTGAAGTAGGGCAATTAACATTCAATAAACCAAACACTACAAAATACCCATGTATGGAACTTGCTTATGCGGCAGGAAAAGCTGGTGGCACTATGCCAGCAGTTCTTAATGCTGCCAATGAAGAAGCCGTAGCATTATTTCTAAAAGAAAAAATACATTTTTTAAATATTCCAAAAGTCATTGAAGCTGCTTGTGAAAATCACAAGCCAGACTTTTCCTCTTCCCCTAAACTTGATGATGTGATTGATGTTGACATTTGGGCTCGAAAAGCTGTAAGGGCTGAAGTACAAAAAAACTCATCTCAAATAACAATGGCAAGTTATAACTAA